From a region of the Deinobacterium chartae genome:
- the alaS gene encoding alanine--tRNA ligase, with protein sequence MNPSALTTAEIRERYLRFFEGKGHLRLPSHSTLAPDPTTLFTVAGMQPFKTQFLGGAPRFPGHEGEHRRVTTAQKCVRVGDIENVGRTRRHLSLFEMMGNFSFGDYFKRDAIHWAWEFLTGSEWMGFDKDRMYVTVYKDDDEAFGIWTEEIGLPADHIHRFDADENFWPADAPAKGPNGPCGPCSEIYYDRGPAYGDDSWDDYYRTRESARFLEVWNLVFPQYDRQDGGVLADLPFKNIDTGMGLERVASVVQDVPDFYSNDVFKPLIDRVAELSGQPYQGESSVSHRVIAEHIRSVAMTIADGVVLSNTGRGYVIRKILRRASRHAYLLGLREPVLYTLVPLVVQAMGGAYPELVSEQERVQAAIKAEEARFLGTLEAGIVRLSSLLEKIERGGTLPGEAAFTLYDTFGFPVDLTKEIAEEHGVSVDELGFDQSLKEQQERARAASKYGKSELFGAVAEVLDEVAAEHGATEFVGYDQLDATGRVLAIVAGGEALTRLPAGSRAQVVLSKTPFYAEGGGEVGDRGLLEWPGGAGRVEDTQKTPQGLFLHEVEVLEGSLEVGTSVRAVVAPDRQATERHHTATHLLHAALRAVLGSGVRQAGSLVAPDRLRFDFTHAAALTPEQLREIELLVNRWVSADFPVTYRYLPIDQARAEGAMALFGEKYGDVVRVVSVEGSVQLGDLEVASKELCGGAHVNRTGEIGAFVIVSEEGLAAGVRRIEALAGEAAVRFVRESLERAQQAASLLNATPAQLPERVAQVQASVKDLNHQISDLKTRLTQAQMGGGAGQEVREIGGFKVAVAQLSGVEAGALRGAADTLLERSAADLAVVVSDSSVVVKASKDAVARGASAGKVVSAMAAAGGGKGGGRPDMAQGGLQDAAKALAALEGAL encoded by the coding sequence ATGAATCCGTCTGCTCTGACCACTGCCGAAATCCGGGAGCGTTACCTGCGCTTCTTCGAGGGCAAGGGCCACCTGCGCCTGCCCTCGCACAGCACCCTGGCACCCGACCCCACCACGCTGTTCACGGTGGCGGGCATGCAGCCGTTCAAGACCCAGTTCCTGGGCGGTGCGCCGCGCTTCCCCGGGCATGAGGGCGAGCACCGCCGGGTCACGACCGCGCAGAAGTGCGTGCGCGTGGGCGACATCGAGAACGTGGGCCGCACCCGCCGTCACCTCAGTCTGTTCGAGATGATGGGCAACTTCTCGTTCGGCGACTACTTCAAGCGCGACGCGATCCACTGGGCCTGGGAGTTCCTGACCGGAAGCGAGTGGATGGGCTTCGACAAGGACCGGATGTACGTCACCGTCTACAAGGACGACGACGAGGCCTTCGGCATCTGGACCGAGGAGATCGGCCTGCCCGCCGACCACATCCACCGCTTCGACGCCGACGAGAACTTCTGGCCCGCCGACGCGCCCGCCAAGGGCCCCAACGGACCCTGCGGACCCTGCTCGGAGATCTACTACGACCGCGGCCCGGCCTACGGCGACGACAGTTGGGACGATTACTACCGGACCCGCGAATCGGCGCGCTTCCTCGAGGTGTGGAACCTGGTGTTCCCGCAGTACGACCGCCAAGACGGCGGCGTGCTGGCCGACTTGCCCTTCAAGAACATCGATACCGGCATGGGCCTCGAGCGCGTGGCGAGCGTGGTACAGGACGTGCCCGACTTCTACTCGAACGACGTGTTCAAGCCCCTGATCGACCGGGTGGCCGAACTGTCCGGCCAGCCGTACCAGGGCGAGTCGAGCGTCTCGCACCGCGTGATCGCCGAACACATCCGCTCGGTCGCCATGACCATCGCCGACGGCGTGGTGCTCTCGAACACCGGGCGCGGCTACGTGATCCGCAAGATCTTGCGCCGCGCCTCGCGCCACGCCTACCTGCTGGGCCTGCGCGAGCCGGTGCTCTACACCCTGGTGCCGCTGGTGGTGCAGGCCATGGGCGGCGCCTATCCCGAGCTGGTCTCCGAGCAGGAGCGGGTGCAAGCCGCCATCAAAGCCGAGGAGGCGCGCTTTTTGGGCACCCTCGAGGCGGGCATCGTGCGCCTGAGCAGCCTGCTCGAGAAGATCGAGCGCGGCGGCACGTTGCCGGGCGAGGCGGCCTTTACGCTGTACGACACCTTCGGCTTTCCGGTGGACCTCACCAAGGAAATCGCCGAGGAGCACGGCGTCAGCGTGGACGAACTGGGCTTTGACCAGTCGCTCAAAGAGCAGCAGGAGCGCGCGCGCGCGGCCAGCAAGTACGGCAAGAGCGAGCTGTTCGGCGCGGTCGCCGAGGTGCTCGACGAGGTCGCAGCCGAGCACGGTGCTACCGAGTTCGTGGGCTACGATCAGCTCGACGCCACCGGCAGGGTGCTGGCGATCGTGGCGGGCGGCGAGGCCCTGACCCGTCTCCCGGCGGGCAGCCGCGCCCAGGTGGTGCTCTCGAAGACCCCCTTCTACGCCGAGGGCGGCGGCGAGGTCGGCGACCGCGGCCTGCTCGAGTGGCCCGGCGGGGCCGGACGGGTCGAGGATACCCAGAAGACCCCGCAGGGCCTGTTCCTGCACGAGGTCGAGGTCCTCGAGGGCAGCCTCGAGGTCGGAACCTCGGTGCGCGCGGTGGTCGCCCCGGACCGTCAGGCCACCGAGCGGCACCACACCGCCACCCACCTGCTGCACGCCGCGCTGCGCGCGGTGCTGGGCAGCGGCGTGCGTCAGGCGGGCAGCCTGGTGGCCCCGGACCGCCTGCGCTTTGACTTCACCCACGCAGCTGCCCTCACCCCCGAGCAGCTGCGCGAGATCGAGCTGCTGGTGAACCGCTGGGTCAGCGCCGACTTCCCGGTCACCTACCGCTACTTGCCGATCGACCAGGCCCGCGCCGAGGGGGCCATGGCGCTGTTCGGCGAGAAGTACGGCGACGTGGTGCGGGTGGTCTCGGTCGAGGGCAGCGTGCAGCTCGGCGACCTCGAGGTGGCCTCCAAGGAGCTGTGCGGCGGCGCTCACGTGAACCGCACCGGCGAGATCGGGGCTTTCGTGATCGTCTCGGAGGAAGGTCTGGCTGCGGGCGTGCGCCGCATCGAGGCGCTGGCGGGCGAGGCCGCCGTGCGTTTTGTGCGCGAGAGCCTCGAGCGTGCGCAGCAGGCGGCCAGCCTGCTCAACGCCACCCCCGCGCAGCTGCCCGAGCGCGTGGCGCAGGTGCAGGCCAGCGTCAAGGACTTGAACCACCAGATCAGCGACCTCAAGACCAGGTTGACCCAGGCGCAGATGGGCGGCGGCGCCGGTCAGGAAGTGCGCGAGATCGGGGGCTTCAAGGTCGCCGTAGCCCAGCTCTCCGGCGTGGAGGCGGGCGCGCTGCGCGGCGCGGCCGACACGCTGCTCGAGCGCTCTGCCGCAGACCTCGCCGTGGTCGTCTCGGATTCCAGCGTCGTTGTGAAAGCCTCCAAGGACGCCGTGGCGCGCGGTGCCAGCGCCGGTAAGGTCGTGTCGGCCATGGCGGCTGCGGGCGGCGGCAAGGGCGGCGGACGTCCGGACATGGCTCAGGGCGGCCTGCAGGACGCGGCCAAGGCCCTCGCGGCCCTCGAGGGCGCGCTGTAA